A single Symbiobacterium thermophilum IAM 14863 DNA region contains:
- a CDS encoding ROK family protein, translating to MVYLGIDIGGTGIKAAIVDGQGIILHRAEVPTGAAEGADAVLQRVRRLGLTLVERAGQPVEACGVGSPGRIDHLRGHVIFASGNLPGWTGTALGAELHQTFGVPVVVDNDVNAAAVGEAWIGAARGSSDFLMLTLGTGVGGALTVHGRLWRGARWGAGEVGHMALYPGGDPCPCGGRGCAERYVSSKALTRRANEGLVAGHPFRGVRDVIRTAEQGDGERQRAARLAVEQWTADLALFLMNLQMAFDPQMIVVGGGITRLGYWWDRLVQAAARECRERSMSIRIRRAKLGPMAGVVGAARLAMLRRAR from the coding sequence GCATCATCCTTCACCGTGCCGAGGTGCCCACCGGCGCGGCGGAGGGAGCGGACGCCGTCCTGCAGCGCGTCCGGCGGCTGGGGCTCACCCTGGTGGAAAGGGCGGGGCAGCCGGTGGAGGCGTGCGGCGTCGGGTCGCCGGGCCGCATCGATCACCTCCGGGGGCACGTGATCTTCGCCAGCGGGAACCTGCCGGGCTGGACCGGCACGGCCCTGGGCGCGGAGCTCCATCAGACCTTCGGCGTCCCCGTCGTGGTGGACAACGACGTGAACGCGGCGGCCGTGGGCGAGGCCTGGATCGGCGCCGCCCGGGGCTCGTCCGACTTCCTCATGCTGACGCTGGGCACCGGAGTGGGCGGCGCCCTCACCGTGCACGGCCGGCTCTGGCGGGGCGCCCGGTGGGGCGCGGGCGAGGTCGGCCACATGGCGCTCTACCCCGGCGGCGACCCCTGCCCCTGCGGCGGCCGGGGCTGCGCCGAACGGTACGTCTCGTCCAAGGCGCTCACCCGCCGGGCCAACGAGGGACTGGTCGCGGGCCATCCGTTCCGCGGGGTCCGAGACGTGATCCGGACCGCGGAACAGGGCGACGGCGAGCGGCAGCGCGCCGCCCGTCTGGCCGTGGAGCAGTGGACCGCGGACCTGGCGCTCTTCCTGATGAACCTGCAGATGGCCTTCGACCCGCAGATGATCGTGGTGGGCGGCGGCATCACCCGGCTCGGCTACTGGTGGGATCGGCTGGTGCAGGCCGCCGCCCGGGAGTGCCGGGAACGGTCCATGTCAATCCGCATCCGGCGGGCCAAGCTCGGCCCGATGGCCGGTGTGGTGGGCGCAGCCCGTCTGGCCATGCTGAGACGCGCCCGCTGA
- the nagB gene encoding glucosamine-6-phosphate deaminase, translating into MSGNRYPLKVEVFPDYAALSQRAAEIVIGLLKEKPDAVLGLPTGSTPVGFYDALVASGVSLARARTFNLDEYLGLPRTHPESYYSFMKRMLYDRTDLRPENCHIPDGTAADPEAECRRYEEAIRAAGGLDILILGVGHNGHIGFNEPGAPWDGRTRIVELAERTRQANARFFNNNIDEVPRRAITMGIGTILEARRLLLLANGAGKAPIVQRLVEGEPTPEVPASVLHYHPDATVLLDTEAASLLRR; encoded by the coding sequence ATGAGCGGTAATCGGTACCCGTTGAAGGTGGAGGTCTTCCCGGACTACGCCGCGCTCTCGCAGCGGGCGGCCGAGATCGTGATCGGCCTGCTGAAGGAGAAGCCGGATGCGGTGCTGGGACTGCCGACCGGCTCCACGCCGGTGGGCTTCTACGACGCGCTGGTGGCCAGCGGGGTTTCCCTGGCCCGCGCGCGGACGTTCAACCTCGACGAGTACCTGGGGCTGCCCCGCACGCACCCCGAGAGCTACTATTCCTTCATGAAGCGGATGCTGTATGACCGCACCGACCTGCGCCCGGAGAACTGTCACATCCCCGATGGCACCGCGGCCGACCCCGAGGCCGAGTGCCGGCGGTACGAGGAGGCGATCCGCGCCGCGGGCGGGCTGGACATCCTCATCCTGGGTGTGGGCCACAACGGCCACATCGGGTTCAACGAGCCCGGCGCGCCCTGGGACGGGCGGACACGCATCGTGGAGCTGGCCGAGCGGACCCGCCAGGCCAACGCCCGCTTCTTCAACAACAACATCGACGAGGTGCCCCGCCGGGCCATCACGATGGGCATCGGCACCATCCTGGAGGCCCGCCGGCTGCTGCTCCTGGCCAACGGCGCCGGCAAGGCGCCCATCGTCCAGCGGTTGGTGGAGGGCGAGCCGACGCCGGAGGTGCCGGCGTCCGTGCTGCACTACCATCCGGACGCGACGGTGCTCCTGGACACCGAGGCCGCCTCGCTGCTCAGGCGGTAG
- the murQ gene encoding N-acetylmuramic acid 6-phosphate etherase, whose amino-acid sequence MGRSAEREGRERIVELNRLVTEGRLQESLEIDQVSTLEMVRIINEQDKQVALAVEKELPHIARAVDLIAERLRAGGRLFYVGAGTSGRLGILDASEIPPTYGAPPDLVQGVIAGGLEAVFRTREGAEDSREQGAADIAARVRPGDVVVGIAASGRTPYTVAALEEARRLGCATVAVTNNPDSALAAAADVAIAPVVGPEVIMGSTRMKAGTAQKMVLNMLSTGAMIRLGKVYSNLMVDMQASNEKLRHRAVRMVVQATGRDEDAAARALEEAGGSVKQAIVALLAGVDARTAREALDRAGGYVREAIRLAQGK is encoded by the coding sequence ATGGGTCGCTCGGCTGAGCGGGAAGGAAGGGAACGCATCGTGGAACTCAACCGGCTGGTGACCGAGGGAAGGCTGCAGGAATCGCTGGAGATCGATCAGGTGTCGACCCTGGAGATGGTGCGGATCATCAATGAACAGGACAAGCAGGTGGCCCTGGCCGTGGAGAAGGAGCTGCCCCACATCGCGCGCGCCGTCGACCTCATCGCCGAGCGGCTGCGGGCGGGCGGCCGCCTCTTCTACGTGGGCGCCGGCACCAGCGGCAGGCTCGGCATCCTCGACGCCTCGGAGATCCCGCCGACCTACGGCGCACCGCCCGATCTGGTGCAGGGCGTCATCGCCGGCGGCCTCGAAGCGGTGTTCCGGACGCGGGAGGGCGCCGAGGATTCGCGGGAGCAGGGCGCCGCCGACATCGCCGCGCGGGTGCGCCCCGGCGACGTCGTGGTGGGCATCGCCGCCAGCGGCCGGACCCCGTACACGGTGGCGGCGCTGGAGGAGGCCCGCCGCCTGGGGTGCGCGACCGTGGCCGTGACCAACAACCCGGACTCTGCCCTGGCCGCCGCGGCGGACGTCGCCATCGCGCCCGTGGTGGGGCCGGAGGTGATCATGGGCTCGACCCGCATGAAGGCCGGCACCGCGCAGAAGATGGTGCTGAACATGCTCTCCACCGGCGCGATGATCAGGCTGGGTAAGGTCTACTCGAACCTGATGGTCGACATGCAGGCTTCCAATGAGAAGCTGCGGCACCGGGCGGTCCGCATGGTGGTCCAGGCCACCGGGCGGGACGAGGATGCGGCGGCCCGGGCGCTGGAGGAGGCCGGCGGCTCGGTGAAGCAGGCCATCGTGGCCCTTCTGGCCGGCGTGGATGCCCGGACTGCGCGGGAGGCTCTGGATCGCGCAGGGGGCTACGTGCGTGAAGCCATTCGACTGGCGCAGGGGAAATGA
- a CDS encoding HAD family hydrolase has product MALVSFDLDGVLQRNPFHLGRPHGVFGHICRTLAPFVAEPEPEKAVLRRLVALHRARAAAGDMVGCHDWDDIVNTIAREVGFPERIDVAGLVEAYCRMEGMIWAYPGAAECLDRLRAEGHTLVSVTNGFRCYQEPVQRALGLLPRFAALITPDTAGAGKPQPSIYRAAEAYGGPPFIHVGDVLPHDIAGARAAGWLAIYIVQPLAPGYTPMPPALAALPPWQRPAAGRAWLEERFAIDRRWHDYPPCELADCIPDAIVNHLEEVPAAVEHLVRAGPQGG; this is encoded by the coding sequence TTGGCCCTCGTCTCCTTTGATCTCGACGGCGTGCTGCAGCGCAATCCCTTTCACCTGGGCCGGCCCCACGGCGTCTTCGGCCACATCTGCCGGACGCTGGCCCCGTTCGTCGCCGAACCGGAGCCGGAGAAGGCCGTCCTCCGGCGGCTCGTCGCCCTGCACCGGGCCCGGGCCGCGGCTGGCGACATGGTGGGCTGCCACGACTGGGACGACATCGTCAACACCATCGCCCGGGAGGTGGGCTTCCCGGAACGGATCGACGTGGCGGGGCTCGTGGAGGCGTACTGCCGCATGGAGGGCATGATCTGGGCCTACCCCGGCGCCGCAGAATGCCTGGACCGGCTGCGGGCGGAGGGGCACACGCTGGTCTCCGTCACCAACGGGTTCCGCTGCTACCAGGAGCCGGTCCAGCGGGCCCTGGGGCTCCTGCCCCGCTTCGCGGCCCTCATCACCCCCGACACCGCAGGTGCCGGCAAGCCCCAGCCGTCCATCTACCGGGCGGCAGAGGCCTACGGCGGCCCGCCCTTCATCCACGTGGGCGACGTGCTGCCCCACGACATCGCCGGCGCGAGGGCCGCGGGCTGGCTCGCCATCTACATCGTGCAGCCCCTCGCGCCCGGCTATACTCCGATGCCGCCGGCGCTGGCCGCGCTCCCGCCGTGGCAGCGGCCCGCCGCGGGCCGGGCGTGGCTGGAGGAGCGCTTCGCGATCGACCGGCGCTGGCACGACTACCCGCCTTGCGAGCTGGCCGACTGCATCCCCGACGCCATCGTCAACCACCTGGAGGAGGTCCCGGCGGCGGTGGAACACCTGGTGCGGGCGGGGCCGCAGGGCGGCTGA
- a CDS encoding ABC transporter permease, protein MEILRNLYRRRLRTGLTVLGIAVGILAFTVMGAMAEKFNRLIAGGEAYFANRIAVHSTGGALRLNLLGPEDIEVMKRTPGVRHVETHIMMALDETAGFELAPRFLVGINLPNFARAQLIGDESARLRLARGNWWRPGERQVAVLGSAVAHKMKLDVGDTLQARGRDFRVVGVLEETLSLPDGWALIPEEDARELLLEGSSLLQALGLELERVWTNAYALVEPGMGDELTDRLAHSLRRGYLLHSPEQLVKAAGTASSVLNAAILGSGAIAVIVGSLAVVNTMFFAVGERTREIGIKKAIGAGRWAILREFLAESVLIGFLGGLLGLGVAAGLIAVLNGYAAQEGTPVFLLTPRLALGALGFATVLGGAAGAWPAWRAANLDPVEALRAI, encoded by the coding sequence ATGGAGATTCTGCGCAACCTGTATCGGCGGCGGCTGCGCACCGGCCTGACCGTCCTGGGCATCGCGGTGGGCATCCTGGCCTTCACCGTCATGGGCGCGATGGCCGAGAAGTTCAACCGGCTGATCGCCGGGGGCGAGGCGTACTTCGCGAACCGCATCGCGGTCCACTCCACCGGCGGCGCGCTGCGGCTGAACCTCCTGGGCCCCGAGGACATCGAGGTGATGAAGCGCACGCCCGGCGTCCGCCACGTGGAGACGCACATCATGATGGCCCTGGACGAGACGGCGGGGTTCGAGCTGGCGCCGCGCTTCCTGGTGGGCATCAACCTGCCCAACTTCGCTCGGGCGCAGCTGATCGGGGACGAATCGGCCCGCCTGCGCCTTGCCCGGGGCAACTGGTGGCGGCCCGGCGAGCGGCAGGTCGCGGTGCTGGGCAGCGCCGTCGCCCACAAGATGAAGCTGGACGTGGGGGACACCCTGCAGGCCCGCGGGCGCGACTTCCGGGTGGTCGGCGTACTGGAGGAGACGCTCTCCCTGCCGGATGGCTGGGCCCTGATCCCGGAGGAGGATGCGCGGGAGCTTCTGTTGGAAGGCTCGTCCCTCCTGCAGGCGCTGGGGCTTGAGCTGGAACGGGTCTGGACCAACGCCTACGCCCTGGTTGAGCCCGGTATGGGGGACGAGCTCACCGACCGGCTGGCTCACAGCCTGCGCAGGGGCTACCTGCTCCACTCGCCGGAGCAGCTGGTCAAGGCCGCGGGGACCGCGTCCAGCGTGCTCAACGCGGCGATCCTCGGGTCGGGCGCCATCGCCGTCATCGTGGGGTCGCTGGCCGTGGTCAACACCATGTTCTTCGCGGTGGGCGAGCGGACCCGGGAGATCGGGATCAAGAAGGCCATCGGCGCCGGGCGCTGGGCCATCCTCCGGGAGTTCCTGGCCGAGTCGGTCCTGATCGGCTTCCTGGGCGGACTGCTGGGGCTGGGCGTGGCCGCCGGGCTGATCGCCGTGCTGAACGGGTACGCGGCGCAGGAGGGCACGCCGGTCTTCCTGCTGACGCCCCGCCTCGCCCTGGGGGCGCTGGGGTTTGCAACCGTGCTGGGCGGAGCCGCCGGCGCATGGCCCGCCTGGCGGGCGGCCAATCTGGACCCGGTGGAGGCGCTGCGGGCCATCTAG
- the nagA gene encoding N-acetylglucosamine-6-phosphate deacetylase — MKRWFRAPLILPDRVIPDGLLAYDAGRITDVWDLADPAAPPVPAEAEVVERGYLAPGYLDIHVHGGGGGDFMDADPEAVVAITTIHARHGTVGLLATTLTAPEEQIIRAIRTVRQAPRKGARVLGYHIEGPYINLAHKGAQNPEYVRPASIAEIDRWMAEGGPEDRWHVTLAPETDGALEAIRYLVRRGATVSAGHTDATYDQMRAAVEAGLSHATHLYNGMRGLHHREPGTVGSALALPGVTVELIADGVHVHPAAMQVAVRARGPERVLLVTDAMRATGMGDGEFTLGGLPVTVRNGEARLHSGSLAGSVLTMDRAVQNAVRLIGLDLPTAVAMATLHPARLLRLDDRKGSLAVGKDADLLVLDEDLNVKATIIGGEVVYDER, encoded by the coding sequence ATGAAGCGCTGGTTCAGGGCCCCGCTCATTCTTCCGGACCGGGTGATTCCCGACGGGCTGCTGGCGTACGATGCCGGCAGGATCACCGATGTCTGGGACCTGGCCGACCCGGCCGCCCCGCCTGTTCCCGCTGAAGCCGAGGTCGTGGAGCGGGGCTACCTGGCTCCGGGTTACCTGGACATCCACGTGCACGGGGGCGGCGGCGGCGATTTCATGGATGCGGACCCCGAGGCCGTGGTGGCGATCACGACCATCCACGCCCGCCACGGGACGGTCGGGCTCCTGGCCACGACCCTGACCGCGCCGGAGGAGCAGATTATCCGGGCCATCCGCACGGTCCGGCAGGCCCCCCGGAAGGGCGCCCGGGTGCTGGGCTACCACATCGAGGGGCCGTACATCAACCTGGCGCATAAGGGGGCGCAGAATCCGGAGTACGTGCGGCCCGCCTCCATTGCCGAGATCGATCGTTGGATGGCGGAGGGCGGGCCCGAGGACCGGTGGCACGTGACGCTGGCGCCGGAGACCGACGGTGCATTGGAAGCCATCCGTTACCTGGTCCGCCGCGGCGCCACCGTCAGCGCAGGCCACACCGACGCGACGTATGACCAGATGCGGGCGGCGGTCGAGGCCGGCCTGTCCCACGCCACTCACCTGTACAACGGCATGCGGGGCCTGCACCACCGGGAGCCGGGCACCGTGGGCAGCGCTCTCGCCCTCCCCGGTGTGACGGTGGAGCTGATCGCCGACGGCGTGCACGTGCACCCCGCCGCAATGCAGGTGGCCGTGCGGGCCCGGGGCCCGGAGCGCGTCCTGCTGGTCACCGACGCAATGCGGGCCACCGGCATGGGCGACGGCGAGTTCACCCTGGGCGGACTGCCCGTCACCGTCCGGAACGGGGAGGCCCGCCTGCACAGCGGCTCGCTGGCCGGGTCGGTGCTGACCATGGACCGGGCCGTGCAGAACGCGGTCCGACTCATCGGGCTCGACCTGCCGACGGCGGTGGCCATGGCGACCCTGCATCCGGCCCGCCTCCTGCGGCTGGACGACCGGAAGGGCTCGCTCGCGGTGGGCAAGGATGCCGATCTCCTGGTCCTGGACGAGGATCTGAACGTGAAAGCGACGATCATAGGCGGTGAGGTTGTGTATGATGAGCGGTAA
- a CDS encoding ABC transporter ATP-binding protein, which yields MSARPLLEAEGLVKEYPMGVRALDGASLSVGRGEIVGIMGRSGSGKSTLLHILGCLDRPDAGRVWIDGIEVTQLSDAALPKIRLHHLGFVFQAHNLVPTLTALENVALPLRYVRPRPADPYARARELLEAVGLGDRMHHLPGQLSGGQQQRVAIARALVNNPALVLADEPTGSLDSQSARALLRLMRRLCQERGQTFVVVTHDPAVGQVCDRIYHMVDGRVLNAAVG from the coding sequence GTGAGCGCAAGGCCGCTCTTGGAGGCGGAGGGCCTGGTGAAGGAGTATCCCATGGGCGTGCGGGCTCTGGACGGCGCCAGCCTCTCGGTGGGGCGGGGCGAGATCGTCGGGATCATGGGGCGTTCGGGCAGCGGCAAGTCCACCCTGCTGCACATCCTCGGCTGCCTGGACCGGCCCGACGCCGGCCGGGTCTGGATCGACGGCATCGAGGTCACCCAGCTGTCGGACGCCGCACTGCCCAAGATCCGGCTGCACCACCTGGGGTTCGTGTTCCAGGCCCACAACCTGGTGCCCACCCTGACGGCGCTGGAAAACGTGGCGCTGCCGCTCCGGTACGTGCGGCCGCGCCCCGCCGACCCCTACGCCCGGGCCCGGGAACTGCTGGAGGCGGTGGGGCTGGGCGACCGCATGCACCACCTTCCCGGCCAGCTCTCCGGGGGACAGCAGCAGCGGGTGGCCATCGCCCGGGCCCTGGTGAATAACCCCGCGCTGGTCCTGGCCGACGAGCCGACCGGCTCCCTGGACTCGCAGAGCGCCCGGGCGCTCCTCCGGCTGATGCGCCGGCTCTGCCAGGAGCGGGGGCAGACCTTCGTCGTGGTGACCCACGACCCGGCAGTGGGCCAGGTGTGCGACCGCATCTACCACATGGTGGACGGCCGCGTTCTGAACGCGGCGGTGGGGTGA
- a CDS encoding ATP-dependent helicase — MTRLQSASPATARRLLEGLTPEQARAVTHAAGPLMVVAGPGSGKTTVIARRIGYLIAVRGVDPRSLLVITFTKAAADELKARAAGTAGPAAARAFFGTFHGLAYRMLRHAQGGGPLRILLEDQQFQLIRNLMRTMGLNTDDEAVQEVLADLSRLRAEPEPPAGFRPRSLPPAEFDGLLRRYAEAKAEQGLLDFDDLLHEALALLRGRPELLEGYRRRFGHILVDEFQDTNPVQFALVRLLAEPGRNLCVVGDDDQAIYGWRGATPEFLLSFGDLYPGAAQVTLAVNHRCPAPVVEAANRLVAHNVRRLGKVMRPVRRSGPPVRLLTPADTVEEAEVIARLVREAGAPLSHWAVIYRTNQQAHVLAEVLSREGIPYRTLGGLPNLYRRWPVQDVLAYLRAAAGDRMALLPVLNRPNRYLARAVAEEAARIAGATDGDLLAAIGRTGLLRTWQLRPVEELEDHLRALGRMTAPEAIAYVRSVIGYDDYLQEYAARAGGRPDELLGLLAEVQRTAPRLLLPAYLGHVAAFSAQADRKAPEGQAVTLVTCHRAKGLEFPRVVVAGAVDRLLPHRSNPDIEEERRLMYVAVTRAREELWISAPRSYEGRECRPSPFVAELLGTAAFRAAEAGTAD; from the coding sequence GTGACGCGGTTGCAGAGCGCATCTCCCGCCACCGCCCGGCGCCTGCTGGAGGGGCTGACCCCCGAGCAGGCCCGGGCGGTGACGCATGCCGCCGGCCCCCTGATGGTGGTCGCAGGGCCCGGTAGCGGCAAGACGACCGTGATCGCGCGGCGCATCGGCTACCTCATCGCCGTCCGCGGAGTCGATCCGCGCTCGCTGCTGGTGATCACCTTCACCAAGGCCGCGGCGGACGAACTGAAGGCCCGCGCAGCCGGGACCGCCGGTCCGGCGGCGGCGCGGGCCTTCTTCGGCACGTTCCACGGCCTGGCCTACCGCATGCTGCGCCACGCACAGGGCGGGGGCCCCCTGCGGATCCTGCTGGAGGACCAGCAGTTCCAGCTCATCCGCAATCTCATGCGCACCATGGGGTTGAACACCGACGACGAGGCGGTGCAGGAGGTGCTTGCCGACCTGAGCCGGCTCAGGGCCGAGCCGGAGCCTCCGGCCGGGTTCCGGCCGCGGTCGCTTCCGCCCGCCGAGTTCGACGGGCTGCTCCGGCGATACGCCGAGGCAAAGGCCGAGCAGGGCCTCCTGGACTTCGACGACCTGCTGCACGAGGCGCTGGCTCTCCTCCGCGGCCGTCCGGAGCTGCTGGAGGGCTACCGGCGCCGGTTTGGCCACATCCTCGTCGACGAGTTCCAGGACACCAACCCGGTGCAGTTCGCGCTGGTCCGCCTCTTGGCGGAGCCGGGGCGCAACCTCTGCGTGGTGGGGGACGACGACCAGGCCATCTACGGCTGGCGGGGGGCCACACCGGAGTTCCTGCTCTCCTTCGGGGACCTGTACCCCGGGGCCGCGCAGGTGACCCTCGCCGTGAACCACCGCTGCCCGGCGCCGGTCGTCGAGGCGGCCAACCGGCTGGTGGCGCACAACGTCCGGCGCCTGGGCAAGGTGATGCGGCCGGTCCGGCGGTCCGGCCCGCCGGTGAGACTGCTGACCCCGGCCGACACCGTAGAGGAGGCCGAGGTGATCGCCCGCCTGGTGCGGGAAGCCGGGGCGCCGCTCAGCCATTGGGCGGTGATCTACCGCACCAACCAGCAGGCGCACGTGCTGGCGGAGGTGCTGAGCCGGGAGGGCATTCCGTACCGGACCCTGGGCGGCCTGCCGAATCTCTACCGGCGCTGGCCGGTGCAGGACGTGCTGGCGTACCTGCGGGCCGCCGCCGGGGACCGGATGGCGCTCCTGCCGGTACTCAACCGGCCCAACCGATACCTCGCCCGCGCCGTGGCCGAGGAGGCGGCGCGCATCGCCGGCGCGACGGACGGCGACCTGCTGGCCGCCATCGGTCGGACGGGCCTGCTGCGCACCTGGCAGCTGCGGCCGGTGGAGGAGCTGGAGGACCACCTGCGGGCGCTGGGGCGCATGACTGCGCCGGAGGCGATCGCCTACGTTCGATCCGTCATCGGGTACGACGACTACCTGCAGGAGTACGCCGCCCGGGCGGGCGGCAGGCCGGACGAGCTGCTGGGCCTCCTGGCCGAGGTGCAGCGCACGGCGCCGCGCCTCCTGCTGCCTGCCTACCTGGGCCACGTCGCGGCCTTCTCCGCCCAGGCGGACCGGAAGGCGCCGGAAGGCCAGGCCGTCACGCTGGTGACCTGTCACCGGGCCAAGGGGCTGGAGTTCCCCCGGGTGGTCGTGGCCGGCGCCGTCGACCGGCTGCTGCCGCACCGGTCAAACCCCGACATTGAGGAGGAGCGCCGGCTGATGTACGTGGCGGTCACCCGCGCCCGCGAGGAGCTCTGGATCAGCGCGCCCCGCTCCTACGAAGGCCGGGAGTGCCGGCCGTCCCCCTTCGTGGCGGAACTGCTGGGAACCGCGGCCTTCAGGGCCGCGGAGGCCGGCACGGCCGACTAG
- a CDS encoding esterase/lipase family protein has protein sequence MRRIIPLLLVLSLLFLSAAALGARPSRLAAAQPVAPAEPPPPVHAGRVELALDGGPAEPGTHGAGDVPAGRALAAGDWYVGATPPNADPTKPVLVFVHGKGGSAAGWWSDTMYHGVNDMYAYAYNNGYRTAFVDLHPEGTMWTNGQLLSSLLDQVTAHFGVSKVVIVAHSKGGVDANAASAHYGAAARIRRVVTLGTPHWGTPLADLAYSSWASWLAEIIGQRTDATYVMQTGYMDYFRSITDGLDPGVAYATVSGYKCGPLFTALWLGCVYISGEDDGVVPVWSAQKPGASHLSTGYWDHDEIRMGSRVWSTIAPQLTASGLTASPGARAAAGGPAAPGNLILRGGKANAEEHADAFPVERGVRAATFHVLASHPDLKAALAAPDGTLHPVKFVAPVPEGEVFAGAWLGAVEVEDPAAGEWRLVTSGPAGSAYLMIAALEGGVAAVLDLGDRLSVPGAARTVSVSLQGADVAESRASLTLTGRDGPVADGIGLSGGRGAHRAALSVPQQPGVYTVTVTVTGKLGDGWPFERTVVSSFAAFPRAD, from the coding sequence ATGCGCAGAATCATCCCGCTGCTTCTGGTCTTGTCCCTTCTCTTCCTGTCTGCCGCCGCGCTGGGCGCGCGCCCGTCACGCCTGGCGGCCGCGCAGCCGGTTGCGCCGGCCGAGCCCCCGCCGCCGGTACACGCCGGCCGTGTCGAACTCGCCCTGGACGGGGGGCCGGCGGAGCCGGGGACGCACGGCGCGGGCGACGTGCCGGCCGGCCGGGCCCTGGCCGCGGGCGACTGGTACGTGGGCGCCACGCCGCCCAACGCCGACCCGACGAAGCCGGTGCTCGTGTTTGTGCACGGCAAGGGCGGCTCGGCGGCCGGCTGGTGGTCGGACACCATGTACCACGGCGTCAACGACATGTACGCCTACGCCTACAACAATGGCTACCGCACCGCCTTCGTGGACCTTCACCCTGAGGGCACCATGTGGACCAACGGGCAGCTGCTCAGCAGCCTGCTGGACCAGGTCACGGCCCACTTCGGGGTCAGCAAGGTCGTCATCGTGGCGCACTCCAAGGGCGGTGTCGACGCCAACGCCGCCTCCGCCCACTACGGCGCGGCCGCACGCATCCGCCGTGTCGTCACCCTGGGGACGCCGCACTGGGGCACGCCGCTGGCCGACCTGGCCTACTCCAGCTGGGCGTCGTGGCTGGCCGAGATCATCGGCCAGCGGACGGACGCCACGTACGTCATGCAGACCGGGTACATGGACTACTTCCGTTCCATCACCGACGGCCTGGACCCGGGGGTCGCCTACGCGACGGTGTCCGGGTACAAGTGCGGGCCGCTCTTCACCGCCCTGTGGCTGGGCTGCGTCTACATCTCGGGCGAGGATGACGGCGTCGTGCCCGTCTGGTCGGCCCAGAAGCCCGGCGCCAGCCACCTGAGCACCGGCTACTGGGACCACGACGAGATCCGGATGGGCAGCCGGGTCTGGAGCACCATCGCCCCGCAGCTCACCGCCTCCGGGCTGACCGCCTCCCCCGGGGCCCGGGCGGCCGCCGGCGGGCCGGCGGCGCCGGGCAACCTGATCCTGCGGGGCGGCAAGGCCAATGCCGAGGAGCACGCCGACGCCTTCCCGGTCGAGCGGGGCGTGCGGGCGGCGACGTTCCACGTGCTCGCCTCCCACCCCGACCTGAAGGCGGCCCTGGCCGCGCCGGACGGCACCCTCCATCCGGTGAAGTTTGTCGCTCCGGTGCCTGAGGGCGAGGTCTTCGCCGGAGCCTGGCTGGGCGCCGTGGAGGTAGAGGACCCGGCCGCCGGTGAGTGGCGGCTGGTGACATCCGGCCCCGCCGGCTCCGCCTACCTGATGATCGCCGCCCTGGAGGGCGGGGTGGCTGCGGTCCTGGACCTGGGCGACCGGCTTTCGGTCCCGGGCGCGGCCCGTACCGTGAGCGTCAGCCTCCAGGGAGCGGACGTGGCAGAGAGCAGGGCCTCGCTCACGCTGACCGGCCGCGACGGGCCGGTTGCGGACGGCATCGGGCTCTCCGGCGGCCGGGGCGCCCACCGGGCAGCGCTGTCGGTGCCGCAGCAGCCCGGCGTCTACACGGTCACGGTCACCGTAACCGGGAAGCTCGGCGACGGATGGCCCTTCGAGCGGACGGTGGTGAGCAGCTTCGCGGCGTTCCCCCGGGCCGACTGA
- a CDS encoding cob(I)yrinic acid a,c-diamide adenosyltransferase, protein MRIYTRTGDKGDTSLRWGERVPKNALRVEVYGTVDEANAHVGMAVAMMEGPAFAAVRDVLLRVQNELFYVGADLATPPNRDRGEQPRITQASVDALEADIDRLEAGLPPLRNFVLPGGSAPAAALHVARTVVRRAERLLVSLMQQEPVDPALLRYLNRLSDLLFVAARAANQAAGHGDVLVDWNRSS, encoded by the coding sequence ATGCGAATCTACACGCGTACAGGCGACAAGGGAGACACGAGCCTGCGCTGGGGCGAGCGCGTGCCCAAGAACGCCTTGCGCGTCGAGGTGTACGGCACCGTGGACGAGGCCAACGCCCACGTGGGCATGGCCGTGGCCATGATGGAGGGTCCCGCGTTCGCGGCGGTCCGCGACGTGCTCCTCCGGGTGCAGAACGAGCTGTTCTACGTGGGCGCGGACCTGGCGACCCCGCCCAACCGGGACCGGGGCGAGCAGCCCCGCATCACCCAGGCCTCCGTCGACGCGCTGGAGGCCGACATCGACCGGCTGGAGGCCGGGCTGCCCCCGCTCCGGAACTTCGTGCTTCCCGGCGGCTCCGCCCCGGCGGCCGCGCTGCACGTCGCCCGGACGGTGGTGCGTCGCGCGGAGCGGCTGCTGGTCTCCCTCATGCAGCAGGAACCGGTGGACCCGGCCCTGCTCCGGTACCTCAACCGGCTCTCCGACCTGCTCTTCGTCGCCGCCAGGGCCGCCAACCAGGCCGCCGGACACGGGGACGTGCTGGTGGACTGGAACCGCTCCTCCTAG